One Pseudomonadota bacterium genomic region harbors:
- a CDS encoding ABC transporter permease encodes MGEQVFKLAILSVLALLTLFLCGILLSLIAYTDVNTFFSTLLSDEILFAVRLSLITATTATIISMMIAIPVAYAISQTSFLGKNIIDTILDLPIVVSPIALGAALLVFFNTPLGSLVEKRFTGFVFEVPGIILAQFMVVNALAVRLLKSTFDSINPRYEQVGRTLGCSKLRVFFRVTLPLARNGLIAAGILTWARAIGEFGATVTLAGATKMKTETLPVAIFMNLATANVEKAVAVIFILIAIAVIALIILRKMTGIRERI; translated from the coding sequence ATGGGCGAACAGGTATTCAAGTTAGCAATTTTGAGTGTGCTTGCCCTCCTTACCCTTTTTCTCTGCGGTATTCTTCTTTCACTTATTGCCTATACCGATGTGAACACCTTCTTTTCAACCCTTTTGTCCGATGAAATCCTTTTTGCTGTCAGGTTAAGCCTGATTACTGCCACAACAGCTACTATAATCTCTATGATGATTGCTATTCCTGTTGCCTATGCAATCTCCCAGACCTCTTTCTTAGGGAAGAATATTATTGATACGATACTTGACCTGCCCATTGTAGTTTCACCCATTGCCCTTGGGGCAGCCCTGCTTGTTTTTTTTAATACGCCCCTCGGGTCTTTAGTAGAGAAAAGGTTTACAGGATTTGTATTTGAAGTACCTGGTATAATACTGGCGCAATTTATGGTCGTAAATGCACTCGCAGTGCGACTGCTGAAATCTACCTTTGACAGCATTAATCCCAGATATGAGCAGGTAGGAAGAACATTAGGATGTAGTAAATTACGGGTCTTCTTCAGGGTAACCCTGCCACTTGCGAGAAACGGTTTGATTGCTGCTGGGATTTTGACATGGGCAAGGGCAATAGGCGAATTCGGGGCTACGGTAACACTGGCAGGGGCTACCAAGATGAAGACAGAGACGCTTCCTGTTGCCATATTTATGAACCTGGCTACCGCCAATGTGGAAAAGGCTGTAGCTGTGATTTTTATCCTTATAGCCATTGCTGTTATAGCGTTGATCATCCTCAGAAAAATGACCGGTATACGGGAGCGTATATGA